One genomic region from Sorangium aterium encodes:
- a CDS encoding helix-turn-helix transcriptional regulator, with product MEDMLGAMWLVSPIGLAMIACVAIGFAVTAREALGRERGFREAREQAHDEEEAALTDAKEQAAGERDLYRRLLDCHVDAALAELRDARGRPVPWPGRVLESFCATTPSWRRKLAECTGLEPREVERLLRSDLPMTPGLARQLETFTGTPARYWERLWRLHDDRRTDAEETVVVQVGEPVTKRERSASPTPPPIPPRALDTPPPVVPPPELAARSSRAELPPPALPQLRPPRPVRAATGEELARRAAPLTSFPLQPDEGGTSAASASDWEEAERSPLNTTLPGVGRHG from the coding sequence ATGGAGGACATGCTGGGTGCAATGTGGCTCGTCTCGCCGATCGGGCTCGCGATGATCGCGTGCGTCGCGATTGGCTTCGCGGTTACCGCGCGCGAAGCGCTGGGACGCGAGCGGGGGTTTCGTGAGGCGCGCGAGCAGGCGCATGATGAAGAGGAGGCAGCCCTCACCGATGCGAAGGAGCAGGCAGCGGGGGAGCGGGACCTTTACCGGCGCCTCCTGGACTGTCACGTCGATGCGGCGCTCGCCGAGCTGAGAGACGCCCGAGGGCGCCCCGTCCCCTGGCCGGGAAGGGTCCTCGAGTCGTTCTGTGCGACGACGCCTTCGTGGAGGAGAAAGCTGGCCGAGTGCACGGGGTTGGAACCGAGGGAGGTGGAGCGGCTGCTGAGGAGCGACCTGCCCATGACGCCCGGCCTCGCGCGGCAGCTGGAGACCTTCACCGGCACGCCGGCGCGGTACTGGGAGCGCCTGTGGCGGTTGCACGACGACCGCCGAACGGACGCGGAGGAGACCGTGGTGGTCCAGGTCGGCGAGCCCGTCACCAAGCGTGAGCGCTCGGCGTCGCCGACGCCGCCCCCGATACCTCCCCGCGCGCTCGACACTCCTCCGCCCGTGGTGCCGCCTCCCGAGCTCGCGGCCAGAAGCTCGCGGGCGGAGCTCCCGCCGCCTGCCCTGCCGCAGCTCCGGCCACCGCGCCCTGTCCGCGCCGCCACGGGGGAAGAGCTCGCCCGTCGCGCTGCCCCCCTGACGAGCTTCCCGCTACAGCCCGACGAAGGGGGGACGAGCGCTGCCAGTGCGTCCGATTGGGAGGAAGCAGAGCGCTCTCCCCTGAACACGACACTCCCGGGAGTAGGGCGCCATGGGTGA
- a CDS encoding BolA/IbaG family iron-sulfur metabolism protein has translation MPSHLTTFQGSIPEALKQAIEAKIEGSTAEVTGGGGHFNLVVTSPVFAGKSMLESQRLVYGAIAHLMAGDQAPVHAIDSLKTKTP, from the coding sequence ATGCCGAGCCACCTGACGACCTTTCAGGGGTCGATCCCCGAGGCCCTGAAACAGGCCATCGAAGCGAAAATCGAGGGCTCCACCGCCGAGGTGACCGGCGGCGGGGGCCACTTCAACCTGGTCGTGACGTCGCCGGTGTTCGCCGGCAAGAGCATGCTGGAGAGCCAGCGGCTGGTCTACGGGGCGATCGCCCACCTGATGGCCGGCGACCAGGCGCCCGTCCACGCGATCGACAGCCTCAAGACCAAAACTCCCTGA
- a CDS encoding acyl-CoA mutase large subunit family protein produces the protein MAPRELTPPPETAADRAVGSPENAGERGGDALRSTNGGGGEGLGLDEAGLAALRRAVAAWRAGPVAEASARFPPRSERFTTWSGIDVPDLATPADAPVDHAADLGLPGEYPFTRGVQPTMYRGRLWTMRMFAGFGTPEQTNARFKYLLAEGQTGLSTAFDFPTLMGYDSDSPRSLGEVGMCGVAVDTLRDMEVLFDGIPLDQVTTSMTINGPAAVLLAFYIALADKRGIPRSRVGGTVQNDCLKEFIAQHAWLVPPRPAMRIVTDMIEFCAREVPRWNSVSISGYHIREAGSTAAQELAFTLADGLAYVESCVARGLDVDAFAPRLSFFFDVHSDFFEEIAKFRAARRMWARFLKVRYGAKKAESMKLRTHAQTAGVSLTAQQPYNNVVRVSLQALAAVLGGTQSLHTNSLDETYALPTEESVTIALRTQQIIAHESGVANTIDPLGGSYYVEWLTDRLEKEALAYIQRIDEMGGMVAAIEKGYPQREIAASAYRFQRELESNERITVGVNRYAAAGEKTIPLLRIDEQVQRVQCENLARVKAQRDQDRVRRALADVRSAARGRDNLMPPLIAAASAYATEQEICDVLRDVLGTYSDPAEF, from the coding sequence ATGGCGCCTCGAGAGCTCACCCCCCCTCCGGAGACGGCGGCGGATCGCGCGGTCGGGTCCCCGGAAAACGCCGGCGAGCGCGGCGGCGACGCGCTCCGTTCCACGAACGGCGGGGGCGGAGAGGGGCTCGGGCTCGACGAGGCAGGGCTCGCGGCGCTCCGGCGCGCGGTGGCCGCGTGGCGCGCGGGCCCGGTCGCCGAGGCGTCGGCGCGCTTCCCGCCGCGGAGCGAGCGGTTCACGACGTGGAGCGGCATCGACGTGCCCGACCTCGCGACCCCGGCCGACGCGCCGGTCGACCACGCGGCGGATCTCGGGCTGCCCGGGGAGTACCCGTTCACGCGGGGGGTCCAGCCGACGATGTACCGCGGCAGGCTCTGGACGATGCGGATGTTCGCGGGCTTCGGCACGCCGGAGCAGACGAACGCGCGGTTCAAATACCTGCTCGCAGAGGGCCAGACGGGCCTGTCGACCGCCTTCGATTTCCCGACCCTCATGGGCTACGACTCCGACTCTCCGCGGTCGCTCGGCGAGGTCGGGATGTGCGGTGTCGCGGTCGACACGCTCCGCGACATGGAGGTGCTCTTCGACGGTATCCCGCTCGACCAGGTGACGACGTCGATGACCATCAACGGCCCCGCCGCCGTGCTGCTCGCGTTCTATATCGCGCTCGCCGACAAGCGCGGGATCCCGCGGAGCCGCGTCGGCGGCACCGTGCAGAACGACTGCCTCAAGGAGTTCATCGCCCAGCACGCCTGGCTCGTCCCCCCGCGCCCGGCGATGCGCATCGTGACCGACATGATCGAGTTCTGCGCGCGCGAGGTGCCGCGGTGGAACTCGGTGTCGATCAGCGGATACCACATCCGGGAGGCGGGCTCGACCGCCGCGCAGGAGCTCGCGTTCACGCTCGCGGACGGGCTCGCCTACGTCGAGAGCTGCGTGGCCCGCGGCCTCGACGTGGACGCCTTCGCGCCGCGCCTGTCGTTCTTCTTCGACGTCCACAGCGACTTCTTCGAGGAGATCGCCAAGTTCCGCGCCGCGCGCCGCATGTGGGCGCGGTTCCTCAAGGTGCGGTACGGGGCGAAGAAGGCCGAGAGCATGAAGCTGCGGACGCACGCGCAGACAGCCGGCGTGTCGCTGACGGCGCAGCAGCCGTACAACAACGTGGTCCGCGTCTCGCTCCAGGCGCTCGCCGCCGTGCTCGGCGGCACCCAGTCGCTCCACACGAACTCGCTCGACGAGACGTACGCGCTCCCGACCGAGGAGAGCGTGACCATCGCCCTCCGGACCCAGCAGATCATCGCCCACGAGAGCGGGGTCGCGAACACCATCGATCCGCTCGGCGGCAGCTACTACGTGGAGTGGCTCACAGACCGCCTGGAGAAGGAGGCCCTCGCTTACATCCAGCGGATCGACGAGATGGGCGGGATGGTGGCCGCCATCGAGAAGGGGTATCCGCAGCGCGAGATCGCCGCCTCTGCCTACAGGTTTCAACGAGAGCTGGAATCGAACGAGCGGATCACGGTGGGCGTCAACCGCTACGCCGCGGCGGGCGAGAAGACGATCCCCCTCCTCCGCATCGACGAGCAGGTGCAGCGCGTTCAGTGCGAGAACCTGGCCCGGGTCAAGGCCCAGCGCGACCAGGACCGCGTGCGGCGCGCCCTGGCCGACGTGCGGAGCGCCGCGCGGGGCCGCGATAACCTGATGCCGCCCCTCATCGCGGCGGCCAGCGCCTACGCGACCGAGCAGGAGATCTGCGACGTGCTGCGCGACGTCCTGGGGACCTACAGCGATCCGGCCGAGTTCTGA
- a CDS encoding OmpA family protein, which translates to MTPRSPLLPAEPLPGAPGANDARLPALPAQARPGRASRLGAGLLSLVLGAAMTAATAGDAAAQTRTGDGTNGDGMDLHLFRPAVDSKGLFSVNGADILGANDISLGLVLDYGHNILPLTKNDRGTDVMLNHAFQGTFQFDYGIANFLVVGLSVPVVLNGGKPVDDIGPGGSANYNDDSLDAQALGNLAIHAKARILRPDQDVIGLAVIAQAGIGVGGTQDFASDPGFFFWPQLVLEKRLGTTNPFRIAANVGYRGHAGKNPVFGLRQDGTTFQLKHGDLEYSDLITAGAGMSYRVLTPLDLVVETYLTQQVGGGDSAEQKLSAEAMGGIKLFIERNSFLMLGFGVGYTPGFQAAAQRGTIGFVFEPSIGDRDGDGIKDDQDDCPDEPEDYDGFQDTKADSPPGKYGCPDPDNDEDGILDVDDRCPNNPEDRDGDEDDDGCPEGSDGDRDGDGILDSRDKCPDDPEDRDGFQDKDGCPDPDNDKDGIPDKSDQCPNDPEDKDDFEDEDGCPEPDNDRDGIPDVADKCPNDPETFNGLEDEDGCPDKGSVVIEENNIVILEKIQFATGSAEILPESFGIVQAVAETLKHHPEFTMIEVQGHADERSADAYNLKLTQARADAVAAALAQRGVNKDSVRSMGYGEYCPIDPAHNAAAWEKNRRVEFKVVRTDKGPTNVELGCALARSKGVNPPPP; encoded by the coding sequence ATGACGCCTCGTTCCCCGTTGCTCCCCGCCGAACCGCTCCCAGGCGCTCCTGGGGCGAACGACGCCCGGCTCCCGGCGCTCCCGGCCCAGGCGCGCCCCGGCCGAGCCTCCCGCCTGGGCGCCGGGCTGCTCTCCCTCGTCCTCGGCGCCGCGATGACCGCCGCCACCGCGGGCGACGCCGCGGCCCAGACGCGCACGGGAGACGGCACCAACGGCGACGGCATGGACCTGCACCTGTTCAGGCCGGCGGTCGACTCCAAGGGGCTCTTCTCCGTCAACGGGGCAGACATCCTCGGCGCGAACGACATCAGCCTGGGGCTCGTGCTCGATTACGGGCACAACATCCTGCCGCTCACGAAGAACGACCGGGGGACGGACGTGATGCTCAATCACGCGTTCCAGGGGACGTTCCAGTTCGATTACGGCATCGCCAACTTCCTGGTCGTCGGGCTCTCGGTCCCGGTGGTGCTCAACGGGGGCAAGCCGGTCGACGACATCGGCCCGGGCGGCAGCGCCAACTACAACGACGACTCGCTCGACGCGCAGGCGCTCGGCAACCTGGCGATCCACGCGAAGGCGCGCATCCTCCGCCCCGATCAGGACGTGATCGGGCTCGCGGTGATCGCCCAGGCCGGGATCGGGGTCGGCGGGACCCAGGACTTCGCGTCGGATCCGGGGTTCTTCTTCTGGCCGCAGCTCGTGCTGGAGAAGCGGCTCGGCACGACCAACCCGTTCCGGATCGCGGCGAACGTCGGCTACCGCGGCCACGCCGGGAAGAACCCCGTGTTCGGCCTGCGCCAGGACGGCACGACCTTCCAGCTCAAGCACGGGGACCTCGAGTACTCCGACCTGATCACCGCCGGGGCCGGCATGAGCTACCGCGTCCTCACGCCGCTCGACCTCGTGGTCGAGACCTACCTGACCCAGCAGGTCGGCGGCGGCGACAGCGCCGAGCAGAAGCTGTCGGCCGAGGCGATGGGGGGCATCAAGCTCTTCATCGAGCGGAACAGCTTCCTCATGCTCGGCTTCGGGGTCGGGTACACGCCCGGGTTCCAGGCCGCGGCGCAGCGCGGGACCATCGGGTTCGTCTTCGAGCCGTCGATCGGCGATCGGGACGGCGACGGCATCAAGGACGATCAGGACGACTGCCCCGACGAGCCCGAGGACTACGACGGCTTCCAGGACACGAAGGCGGACTCGCCCCCGGGGAAGTATGGCTGCCCGGATCCGGACAACGACGAGGACGGCATCCTCGACGTCGACGACCGCTGCCCGAACAACCCGGAGGACCGCGACGGCGACGAGGACGACGACGGCTGCCCGGAGGGGAGCGACGGCGATCGCGACGGCGACGGCATCCTCGACTCGCGCGACAAGTGCCCGGACGACCCGGAGGATCGCGACGGCTTCCAGGACAAGGACGGCTGCCCGGATCCGGACAACGACAAGGACGGCATCCCGGACAAGTCCGACCAGTGCCCGAACGACCCCGAGGACAAGGACGACTTCGAGGACGAGGACGGGTGCCCGGAGCCCGACAACGACAGGGACGGCATCCCGGACGTGGCCGACAAGTGCCCGAACGATCCGGAGACGTTCAACGGCCTCGAGGACGAGGACGGCTGCCCGGACAAGGGCAGCGTCGTGATCGAGGAGAACAACATCGTGATCCTCGAGAAGATCCAGTTCGCGACCGGCAGCGCTGAGATCCTCCCGGAGTCGTTCGGTATCGTGCAGGCGGTGGCCGAGACGCTGAAGCACCACCCGGAGTTCACGATGATCGAGGTGCAGGGGCACGCCGACGAGCGCTCGGCCGACGCGTACAACCTCAAGCTGACCCAGGCGCGCGCGGACGCTGTCGCCGCGGCGCTCGCGCAGCGCGGCGTCAACAAGGACAGCGTTCGCTCGATGGGCTACGGCGAGTACTGCCCGATCGATCCGGCCCACAACGCGGCCGCCTGGGAGAAGAACCGGCGCGTCGAGTTCAAGGTCGTGCGGACCGACAAGGGGCCGACCAACGTGGAGCTCGGCTGCGCCCTGGCCCGATCCAAGGGCGTCAACCCGCCGCCTCCCTGA
- a CDS encoding 3-hydroxyacyl-CoA dehydrogenase/enoyl-CoA hydratase family protein, with the protein MTKPIRRAGVIGAGVMGSGIAAHFANAGIEVLLLDIVPPNLTDAEKKDPAARSRFAAGGLEKALKARPAAFFHPSNARLVRTGNTEDHFAELAQCDLVIEAIIEKMEPKRALFARLEEVLRPDAVVASNTSGLRIEEMMQGRSADFRKRFLVMHFFNPVRYMKLLELVVGPDTDPAVVARVRKLGEDVLGKGLVFGKDTPNFVGNRIGTHAMLTAIHLMIEDGLAPEDVDAITGIAMAHPKSASFRTGDIVGLDTFAHVADNCYSALERDEDRDVFKVPAYIRKMIEAKLLGDKTKGGFYRKAKEGLETLDPAKLEYRPHGGDEAIKKATRSCEKIEDPAARVKKLASDTGKAGQFAWKVLSRSLAYTARRVGEIADSIVAIDDAMRWGYNWELGPFQTWDALGFAETVERMQKDGIKLPESILRMKQSGATSFYRADGAVFDLLKGEYVARPVDPRNVTLAGARATARDAKAVLANDGAEAWDLGDGVLGVTFKTKANSLDPDSIGMLSLAAEKAEQDFRALVVFNQGEHFCVGANLFLVAMAAGNKDWDAIRKMVKAYQDATQRLKYASVPVVAAPYGMTLGGGLELCFACDAVQAAAETYAGLVEVGVGLIPGGAGTLNMLWRALEGIPEGVTVPTYDIVTQVFKNIALAKVATSADEAKALGFFRKTDGVSFDRARQLYEVKARAIGLAEAGYHAPVPRAYKLPGESGIATLQMMIDTLVAGGHASEHDAKIARKLAEVLCGGAGGGAREVTEDEILELEREAFVSLCGEPKSAERMQYMLMNNKPLRN; encoded by the coding sequence ATGACGAAACCAATCCGCCGCGCGGGCGTCATCGGCGCGGGCGTCATGGGCAGCGGCATCGCCGCCCACTTCGCGAACGCCGGCATCGAGGTCCTGCTCCTCGATATCGTGCCCCCGAACCTCACCGACGCCGAAAAGAAGGACCCGGCCGCCCGCAGCAGGTTCGCCGCAGGCGGGCTCGAGAAGGCCCTCAAGGCCAGGCCCGCCGCGTTCTTCCACCCGTCGAACGCCCGCCTCGTGCGCACCGGCAACACCGAAGACCACTTCGCCGAGCTCGCCCAATGCGACCTCGTTATCGAGGCCATCATCGAGAAGATGGAGCCCAAGCGCGCCCTCTTCGCGCGGCTCGAAGAGGTCTTGCGGCCCGACGCGGTCGTGGCGTCGAATACGTCCGGGCTGCGCATCGAGGAGATGATGCAAGGGCGCTCCGCGGACTTCCGCAAGCGATTCCTCGTCATGCACTTCTTCAACCCGGTCCGGTACATGAAGCTCCTCGAGCTCGTGGTCGGGCCCGACACCGATCCCGCCGTCGTCGCCCGCGTGCGGAAGCTCGGCGAGGACGTGCTCGGAAAGGGCCTCGTCTTCGGCAAGGACACGCCGAACTTCGTCGGCAATCGCATCGGCACCCACGCGATGCTGACCGCCATCCACCTCATGATCGAGGACGGCCTCGCGCCCGAAGACGTCGACGCCATCACCGGCATCGCCATGGCCCACCCGAAGAGCGCGAGCTTCAGGACAGGCGATATCGTGGGGCTCGACACCTTCGCCCACGTCGCCGACAACTGTTACTCGGCGCTCGAGCGCGACGAGGACCGCGACGTCTTCAAGGTGCCCGCCTACATCCGGAAGATGATCGAGGCGAAGCTCCTCGGCGACAAGACCAAGGGCGGCTTCTACCGCAAGGCCAAGGAAGGCCTGGAGACGCTCGACCCGGCCAAGCTCGAGTACCGCCCCCACGGCGGCGACGAGGCGATCAAGAAGGCCACGAGGTCGTGCGAGAAGATCGAAGACCCCGCCGCGCGCGTGAAGAAGCTCGCCAGCGACACCGGCAAGGCCGGGCAGTTCGCCTGGAAGGTGCTCTCCCGCTCGCTCGCGTACACGGCGCGGCGCGTCGGCGAGATCGCCGACAGCATCGTGGCGATCGATGACGCCATGCGCTGGGGGTACAACTGGGAGCTCGGGCCGTTCCAGACCTGGGACGCGCTCGGCTTCGCCGAGACCGTCGAGCGCATGCAGAAGGACGGCATCAAGCTGCCCGAGTCGATCCTCCGCATGAAGCAGAGCGGCGCGACGTCGTTCTACCGCGCCGATGGGGCGGTGTTCGATCTGCTCAAGGGCGAGTACGTCGCCCGGCCCGTCGATCCGCGCAACGTGACGCTGGCCGGCGCGCGGGCGACCGCGAGGGACGCGAAGGCCGTGCTCGCCAACGACGGCGCGGAGGCCTGGGACCTCGGCGACGGCGTGCTCGGCGTCACCTTCAAGACCAAGGCGAACAGCCTCGATCCGGACTCGATCGGGATGCTCTCGCTCGCCGCCGAGAAGGCAGAGCAGGACTTCCGCGCGCTCGTGGTCTTCAACCAGGGCGAGCACTTCTGCGTGGGCGCCAACCTGTTCCTCGTGGCCATGGCCGCGGGCAACAAGGACTGGGACGCGATCCGCAAGATGGTGAAGGCGTACCAGGACGCGACCCAGCGGCTGAAGTACGCGAGCGTGCCGGTCGTGGCCGCGCCCTACGGGATGACCCTCGGCGGCGGCCTCGAGCTCTGCTTCGCCTGCGACGCGGTGCAGGCCGCGGCCGAGACGTACGCGGGGCTCGTCGAGGTCGGCGTCGGCCTGATCCCGGGCGGCGCGGGGACGCTCAACATGCTCTGGCGCGCGCTGGAGGGGATCCCCGAGGGCGTGACGGTGCCGACGTACGACATCGTGACGCAGGTCTTCAAGAACATCGCCCTCGCTAAGGTGGCGACCAGCGCGGACGAGGCGAAGGCGCTCGGCTTCTTCCGCAAGACGGACGGCGTCTCGTTCGACCGCGCGCGCCAGCTGTACGAGGTGAAGGCGCGCGCGATCGGGCTGGCCGAGGCCGGGTACCACGCGCCCGTGCCGCGCGCCTACAAGCTGCCGGGCGAGAGCGGGATCGCGACGCTGCAGATGATGATCGACACGCTCGTCGCCGGCGGCCACGCCAGCGAGCACGACGCGAAGATCGCGCGCAAGCTCGCCGAGGTGCTCTGCGGCGGCGCGGGCGGCGGGGCGCGCGAGGTGACCGAGGACGAGATCCTCGAGCTCGAGCGCGAGGCGTTCGTCAGCCTGTGCGGCGAGCCCAAGAGCGCCGAGCGTATGCAGTACATGCTGATGAACAACAAGCCCCTCCGGAACTAG
- a CDS encoding DUF4215 domain-containing protein, translated as MLLTRWTGAAAVIAATALLACEREGASDGDGGGGGSGSSTNGSSAVSSTTTAGSGGVSGAGGAGPGGAGGAGDGGEGGGSGGGECGDGAVGGAEACDDGGTAAGDGCDAGCAVEPGYTCAGAPSTCSTMCGDRLVRGAEACDDGNVRNEDGCNAVCVIEAGYECNGEPSACGPLCGDGLLIGNEGCDDGNTVDGDGCSPDCDVDYGYLCTGEPSVCAPICGDGVAADPEECDDGNTANGDGCSSTCHVESD; from the coding sequence ATGCTGTTAACGAGGTGGACTGGGGCGGCCGCGGTGATCGCGGCCACGGCGCTGCTCGCGTGCGAACGTGAAGGCGCGAGCGACGGCGACGGCGGGGGCGGCGGATCCGGATCGAGCACGAACGGGTCGAGCGCCGTGTCGAGCACGACGACGGCGGGCTCCGGCGGGGTTTCGGGCGCGGGTGGCGCAGGCCCGGGCGGCGCGGGTGGCGCAGGCGACGGCGGCGAGGGCGGCGGCAGCGGAGGCGGCGAGTGCGGCGACGGCGCGGTGGGCGGCGCGGAGGCCTGCGACGACGGCGGCACCGCGGCAGGAGACGGCTGCGACGCGGGCTGCGCCGTCGAGCCCGGCTACACCTGCGCCGGCGCGCCGAGCACGTGTTCGACGATGTGCGGTGACCGCCTGGTGCGCGGCGCCGAGGCCTGCGACGACGGCAACGTCCGGAACGAGGACGGCTGCAACGCGGTCTGCGTGATCGAGGCCGGCTACGAGTGCAACGGCGAGCCCAGCGCCTGCGGCCCGCTCTGCGGCGACGGCCTGCTCATCGGCAACGAGGGCTGCGACGACGGCAACACCGTCGACGGCGACGGCTGCAGCCCCGATTGCGACGTCGATTACGGCTACCTCTGCACCGGCGAGCCCAGCGTCTGCGCCCCCATCTGCGGCGACGGCGTAGCGGCGGACCCGGAGGAGTGCGACGACGGCAACACAGCCAACGGCGACGGCTGCAGCAGCACGTGCCACGTCGAGAGCGACTGA
- a CDS encoding thiolase family protein: protein MVDVVIAEAVRSAVGRAHKGSLALKRPDELAGEVVAALLQRVPQVKPEDVEDLVLGCAMPEGEQGLNVARVVSLLGGMAQDASAITINRFCSSGLQAIASAAGSIAIGSLDIAVAGGVESMTMVPMTGNKLSASPEAMERCPTVYTPMGITAENVANRFQVSRADQDAFALKSHQKAAAARAAGRFEDEIVTVKGVRFENGKRATFDFRTDELIRKETTAEALAGLKPAFSAKGSVTPGNSSPLSDGAAAALVMSKAKADALGVKPLGYFRAFVTVGVDPAIMGIGPVPAVRKLLARTGLKMADIDLFEVNEAFASQAVYVQRTLEIPEEKLNVNGGAIALGHPLGCTGAKLTATALYELRRRGGRYAVVTMCIGGGMGAAGLIELAGAAARA, encoded by the coding sequence ATGGTCGACGTCGTAATTGCAGAGGCCGTCCGCTCGGCCGTTGGCCGGGCCCACAAAGGGTCGCTCGCGCTGAAGCGCCCCGACGAGCTCGCCGGCGAGGTCGTCGCCGCGCTGCTCCAGCGCGTCCCCCAGGTGAAGCCGGAGGACGTCGAGGACCTCGTCCTCGGCTGCGCCATGCCGGAAGGCGAGCAGGGGCTCAACGTCGCGCGCGTCGTCTCGCTCCTCGGCGGGATGGCGCAGGATGCGTCCGCGATCACCATCAACCGCTTCTGCTCGAGCGGGCTGCAGGCGATCGCGAGCGCGGCGGGCAGCATCGCGATCGGGTCGCTCGACATCGCCGTCGCCGGCGGCGTCGAGTCGATGACGATGGTGCCGATGACCGGCAACAAGCTGAGCGCGTCGCCGGAGGCGATGGAGCGGTGTCCGACGGTGTACACGCCGATGGGCATCACCGCGGAGAACGTGGCGAACCGCTTCCAGGTGAGCCGCGCCGACCAGGACGCGTTCGCGCTGAAGAGCCACCAGAAGGCGGCGGCGGCGCGCGCGGCCGGGCGCTTCGAGGACGAGATCGTCACCGTGAAGGGGGTGCGCTTCGAGAACGGCAAGCGCGCGACCTTCGACTTCCGCACCGATGAGCTGATCCGCAAGGAGACGACGGCGGAGGCGCTCGCGGGGCTGAAGCCGGCGTTCTCGGCGAAGGGGAGCGTCACGCCGGGCAACAGCTCGCCGCTGTCGGACGGCGCCGCCGCGGCGCTCGTGATGAGCAAGGCGAAGGCGGACGCGCTCGGCGTGAAGCCGCTCGGGTACTTCCGGGCGTTCGTGACCGTCGGCGTCGACCCCGCCATCATGGGCATCGGCCCGGTGCCCGCGGTGCGCAAGCTGCTCGCGAGGACGGGGCTGAAGATGGCCGACATCGACCTCTTCGAGGTCAACGAGGCGTTCGCCTCGCAGGCCGTCTACGTGCAGCGGACGCTCGAGATCCCCGAGGAGAAGCTCAACGTGAACGGAGGCGCGATCGCGCTCGGCCACCCGCTCGGGTGCACCGGCGCGAAGCTCACCGCGACCGCGCTCTACGAGCTGCGCCGGCGCGGCGGCCGGTACGCCGTCGTGACGATGTGCATCGGCGGCGGCATGGGCGCGGCCGGCCTGATCGAGCTGGCCGGCGCGGCCGCGCGCGCCTGA